One window of Misgurnus anguillicaudatus chromosome 13, ASM2758022v2, whole genome shotgun sequence genomic DNA carries:
- the gpsm2l gene encoding G protein signaling modulator 2, like, whose product MRMEASCLELALEGERLCKVGDYSAGVSFFESAIQVGTEDLQILSAIYSQLGNAYFHLHDYNKALEYHRHDLTLTRTIGDQLGEAKASGNLGNTLKVLGRYDEAALCCQRHLDISRMLHDKVGQARALYNYGNVYHAKGKNICWSGMDPGDFPEEARIALKKATEYYEANLIIVKELCDRAAQGRTYGNLGNSHYLLGNFQDAVLAHEQRLLIAKEFGDRSAERRAYCNLGNAYIFLGQFEVAAEHYKRTLQLARQLKDRAVEAQACYSLGNTYTLLQDFERAIDYHLKHLTIAQDLKDRIGEGRACWSLGNAYTALGNHEQAMSFAQKHLEISKEIGDRSGELTARMNVSDLQLVLGLKQNNSNINSPTFIERLPSDSSPPDERSRGSRRLSMENMELMKLSTDKNMSGEENTSPQQTKTPTKSSIAKTSSKLFFINRFSKKKHKLNGSNPDTTAENNSGDPPSPNLDTQRAPDTLGDDGFFDLLTRFQGNRMDDQRCTLDANRPPDPSPSCETPPIALRKSTSESAADALAQPGHLLDLLASSQSRRLDEQRASVDSLPGLRLDQRHSQDVLSKLMASADSKEPEEDFFEMLIKCQGSRLDDQRCAPPPPPSRGPTVPDEDFFSLILRSQAKRIDEQRVILPADQS is encoded by the exons GATGGAGGCTTCGTGTCTTGAATTGGCTCTGGAAGGTGAGCGCTTGTGTAAAGTTGGCGATTACAGCGCAGGTGTGTCCTTTTTTGAGTCGGCCATCCAGGTGGGCACAGAAGATCTGCAGATATTGAGCGCCATCTACAGTCAACTGGGCAACGCCTACTTTCACCTGCACGATTACAACAAAGCACTCGAATATCACCGCCATGATCTTACCCTCACCAG GACTATCGGAGATCAGCTGGGAGAGGCTAAAGCTAGCGGGAACCTCGGAAACACATTAAAGGTTCTGGGCCGCTATGATGAAGCAGCACTTTGTTGCCAAAGACACCTGgacatttccagaatgcttcATGACAAG GTGGGGCAGGCTCGAGCCCTGTATAATTATGGGAACGTGTACCACGCCAAAGGGAAGAACATATGCTGGAGTGGTATGGACCCTGGAGATTTTCCGGAGGAGGCGCGTATTGCTCTAAAGAAAGCGACTGAGTATTACGA AGCAAATCTGATCATTGTGAAGGAGTTATGTGACCGAGCGGCACAGGGCAGGACCTATGGTAACCTTGGCAACTCGCACTATTTGCTGGGAAATTTCCAAGATGCTGTTCTTGCCCATGAGCAG CGTCTCCTCATTGCAAAAGAGTTTGGCGACAGGTCTGCGGAGAGGCGAGCGTACTGTAACCTTGGAAATGCTTACATTTTCCTCGGGCAGTTTGAGGTCGCAGCTGAACATTACAA GCGTACATTGCAATTGGCCCGGCAGCTGAAGGATCGGGCTGTTGAAGCTCAGGCCTGTTACAGTCTGGGAAACACTTACACTTTACTGCAGGACTTTGAGAGAGCTATAGACTATCATCTCAAACATCTCACCATAGCTCAAGATTTAAAAGACAG GATTGGAGAAGGCCGGGCTTGTTGGAGTCTAGGGAACGCCTACACCGCACTTGGAAACCACGAACAGGCCATGAGCTTTGCCCAAAAACATCTGGAGATCTCGAAAGAG ATCGGCGACCGCAGCGGAGAGCTGACGGCCAGAATGAACGTATCGGATCTCCAGCTGGTTTTGGGTCTCAAACAAAATAATTCAAACATAAACAGCCCGACCTTCATAGAAAGGCTGCCGTCTGACAGCAGTCCACCTg ATGAAAGATCCAGAGGCAGCAGAAGACTCAGTATGGAGAACATGGAACTCATGAAACTCAGCACTGACAAAAATATG TCGGGTGAGGAGAATACATCCCCACAGCAGACCAAAACACCAACTAAATCATCCATAGCCAAGACATCTTCCAAACTTTTCTTCATCAATCGCTTCAGTAAGAAGAAACACAAGCTGAATGGATCGAATCCCGATACGACAGCAGAAAACAACAGTGGTGACCCACCATCACCCAACCTGGACACACAG CGTGCTCCAGACACACTGGGTGACGACGGCTTTTTTGACCTTCTAACCCGCTTTCAAGGCAACCGTATGGATGACCAGAGGTGCACTTTAGATGCAAACCGTCCTCCTGACCCCTCCCCTTCCTGTGAAACCCCACCCATAGCCTTGAGGAAAT CTACTTCCGAGTCCGCAGCGGACGCCTTGGCACAGCCCGGGCACTTACTAGATCTGCTGGCGAGTTCACAGAGTCGTCGGCTAGACGAACAGCGGGCCAGCGTGGACAGTCTGCCGGGTCTACGGCTGGACCAGCGACACAGTCAGGATGTCCTCAGCAAACTCATGGCCTCTGCAGATAGCAAAGAACCAGAAGAAGACTTCTTTGAAATGCTAATAAAGTGCCAG GGATCAAGGTTAGATGATCAGAGATGTGCTCCTCCACCTCCTCCATCCAGAGGCCCTACGGTCCCAGACGAAGACTTCTTCAGTCTTATTCTCCGTTCACAGGCCAAAAGAATTGATGAGCAGCGAGTCATCTTACCCGCAGACCAATCCTGA